The Solidesulfovibrio fructosivorans JJ] genomic interval GCTTGACCGCCTCTTTTTCCTTGGCGGCCTCATCCTCGAACTTGTTGGCCAGGGCCGTTTGCGCCAGGCAGAAAACCGAAAGCAAAGCCAGAATCAGGGTGAGTTTGACTGCGCGCATGCACTCTCCTTACGGGGTTTGGGTTGCGGGAGTAAAGCGCTGTCTGCCGCGGACGCGACGCCACAGCAGGCAATAGACGACACCGGCCAGCATGGCCAGATCACGCCATAAAGTCGTATGCAGGCCGTGGTAGACCTCGCCTTCCGGATCGCCCGGGCCGTAGCAGCCGCAATCGATATCCAGGCCCTGCCGGATGGCGTTTGCGACCACGCCGATAAAAAGCAGCAACAGTCCGCCGATGATGGCAAGCCCCCCCGGTGCGTCGAAGGCGAGCAGCAGCCCGCCGACGATCTCCAGCACCGGCAGCGCCACGGCCAGCGGCGTGACCGCGTCGGAAGGGAGGATGGAAAAGGCCTTGATGGTCAGGACAAAGGCGTGGACGTCGGCCAGCTTGAGCGTCCCGGCCACGATGAAGAAGACGGCCAGGGCGAGGCGGACGGCCCGATAAGTCCAGACCGAGGCGAGGAGGTTACGGCAAGAGTTCCCCATGGCGTAGGGTCGCGCTTTGGATTTGGCGACCCTACAGCCTTAGCATGGGGGATATGCCTTGACAAATTAAGAAAATAAATAGGTTGCAACGATGCGGATAGGCGCTCTCGATAAAGAGCCGGTAACCCGGGCGCGGCGCCTACTTCTTGACCGGAATCCGGATGGTCATGCCCGGGCGCAGTTTTTTGGGGTCGATGTCCGGGTTGGCCCGCAAAAGCTGGCGCGTGCTCAGCCCCCGGGCGTTGGCCACCTTGGAGATGATGTCGCCGTCCTTGATCGTGTACGTCTCGTACTCGCCGGTGGCGGCGCCTGCGTCGTCGGTAGCCTGCGCCTTCGATGCCTTGGACGCCTTGGCCGGCGCGGCGGCTGCCGGCTCCTTGGCCGGGCTGATGCCCTGGGCCTTGGCCGAGGCGTCGGTCAGGGGCGCGTAGAAGTAGAACACCCGGCCGTGGCCGCCGTCCTTGTCGTAGCGGTTGCCGATGAAGGCAAAGCCCGGCCAGTTCCACACGGCCACGCTATAAGGACGGCCGTCGGCATCCTTTTTTTCGCGCACCGCGTCGGGCAGGCCGTACTTGGCTTCCAGGCTTTGCTCCATGATCTTGGCCGCGTCCTTGCCTTTGTAATCGATCTCGGCATGGTAGAAGCGGTCCTTGAAAAACGAGTAGGTCACCCGGCGCAACGTGATGCCGCCGAGGTCCTTTTTTTCGCTTGGCAGTTCGTAATGGACGATGTCGCCGTCGCGTTCGACGGCCTTGAGCCCAGGCAGGGCCGAGGGGGCGCTTCCCCAGGTTATGCCGCGAAAATCACTCGGTTTTTTCGCCTGGTCAGCGGCCAGGGCGGGACAGGAAATGGCGATGCCGACAAGCAGACAAAAAAGGATGCGGACCGGAAAGCGCATGGACATGGAAAGCGTGCCTCCGTTTCGGAATGCGTTCTCATACCCCGCCCGGGCCGAGCCGTACAGGTCCCGCATGCGGGGAGGATGGGGTGATGTAACTCCCAAACATAAGGAGTAATGTCGCGGAAAGGGATCGCGCGCGTGGGGAACCTTTTTCAAAAGGTCCCCCGCGCATGTCTTTTCCGAAATCCTAGCGATCGGGGAGCGTCAGTTCGGGTTCGGCCAGCAAGGTGTCCAGGTGCACGCCCGATGCCTGCGTGACTGCCTCCGGGCCCAGGTTGTCGCGGCACAGGGCGTCGATCCAGCCGGCCAGTTCCTTGACGCCGAAACCTCTGACATCGAGAAATTCCAGGGATTTTTCAGAAGCCGCCCCCCGGCCCAGGTGCAGGACCCGCAAGCCCAGGGTGAGGCTGCCGGGCTCGAGGTCGGCCCAGGCGATCTTGACGTGGAAAAAGAGCGACAAGGCCGCGTTCGCGGTCATGGGACGGTATTCGCGCAGTTTGAGGTAGATGTAGAGGGCGTCCAGGCGGTGCAGCCTCGAAAGGAGCCCGGCAGGGCCCTCGATCCGTATCCCCAGGCCGATGGAGGCCACGTCCGCCAAGATGAGCGCCTGGCCCCTGCCGCGACAGGCGGTGGGAGGGCGCAGGGCGGCAAGCGGGAGTTTCGACGGCACGACCGTGTCGGCCGGCCACAGGGCAAAATCCAGGACGACGTCGACCGGCGGGTGCACCCGTTTTTCGGCGCGGCGCTCCATTGTACACATAGGACCTCCGCTCGTCTTGCGACCCATGAAACGTCCGTCGATATTTCTTGAAAGATGCTTGGGTGTAAGGGGTCGTTGCGTCAGGTCGTCGAACGTGTTGTTGCAGACGCGACAATAGACATCCTGCCCGGCCTCGGCGGGATTGTCAAAGGGCCGCGCTGGCGCTTTGTCCACCTTCCTGGTAGGACAAAAAACGAGGCGACTATGAGCGAATACACCGGGCATGCCCCAAGCGGGACCAGCGTCGGGCGGGTGGAGAAGCGGTTTTTCACCTTCGCCGTCCCGCCCCATCCTCTGGACGTGGACTCGGGACGCAGCCTGGGGCCGGTCACGCTTGCCTACGAAACGTACGGAAAACTCGACGAACAGGCCACAAACGCCGTGCTGGTGCTCCATGCGCTGACCGGCGACTCCCACGCCGCCGGCTACTACGATACCGCCGACGCCAAGCCCGGCTGGTGGGACATCATGATCGGTCCGGGCAAGCCCATCGACACCGACCGTTATTTCGTCATCTGCTCCAACGTCATCGGCGGCTGCATGGGCTCGACCGGCCCGTCCTCCACCGATCCGGACACGGGCAAGCCCTACGGCCTCACCTTCCCGGTCATCACCATAGGCGACATGGTGCGGGCCCAGAAGGAACTGGTCGAACATCTGGGCATCAAAAAGCTCTTGTGCGCCATCGGCGGTTCCATGGGCGGCATGCAGGTCCTCGAGTGGGCCGTGCGCTACCCGGACATGGTGCGCGCCGCCGTGCCGCTGGCCACCACCACCAAGCATTCGGCCCTGGCCATCGCCTTCAACGAAGTGGCCCGGCAGGCCATCATGGCCGACCCCAAGTGGAACTGCGGCGACTACTACGAGAACGACAAGCCCGGGCACGGCTTGGCCGTGGCCCGCATGATCGGGCATATCACCTATCTTTCCGACGAGGCCATGCGCCAGAAGTTCGACCGCCGGCTCCAGGACCGCTGCGAGATCTCGTTCGCCTTCGACGTGGCCGATTTCCAGGTGGAGTCCTACTTGCGCTACCAGGGCCAGAAGTTCGTGGACCGCTTCGACGCCAATTCCTTTCTCTACGTGACCAAGGCGGCGGACTATTTCAACCTGGAGGCCGCCCACGGCGACGGCTCGGTCGTGGCCGCCTTCGCCAAGGCCCGCTGCCGCTTCCTGGTCGCCTCCTTTTCCTCGGACTGGCTCTATCCGACCTACCAGTCCCGGGCCATGGTCCAGGCCATGAAGAAAAACGGCCTGGACGTCAGCTTCGTGGAGATCGAGGCCAAGTGGGGGCACGACGCCTTCTTACTGCCCAACGCCCGCCTGTCCGGCATGATCGACCGCTTTCTCGACCGGGCCGCCGTGGACGCGGCCAAGGAAGCCAAGGAGAGCGGCCATGCGCTATGACCTGTCCGTGGTCGCCTCCTGGATCGAGCCGGGATCGAAGGTGCTGGACCTCGGCTGCGGCTCGGGCGACCTGCTCCATATCCTGTCCGTGGACAAGGACGTGCGCGGCACCGGCATCGAGGCCGAGGAGGGCAAGGTCACCCGGGGCATCGAGAAGGGGCTTTCCATCGTCCATGGCGACATCAACGAGGAAGTGCGGGATTATCCGGACGGAAGTTTCGACTACGTGATTTTGTCCCAGACGTTGCAGCAGGTCTTCCACCCGGCGATCCTCATCCGGGAAATGCTGCGGGTGGGCAGGCGCGGCATCGTGAGCTTTCCCAATTTCGCCTATTACCGCATCCGGGGCCAGCTGCTTTTCCGGGGCCGGGCGCCGGTGTCGCGGGAACTGCCCTACGAGTGGTACGACACGCCCAACATCCGCGTCATCACCATCCGCGACTTCCGGCGTTTTTGCCGCAAGGAAGGCTTCGCCATCGCCAGGGAGACGGCCGTCAGCACCCCGCACCATCATGAGAAGGGCTGGGTGGTCAAATTCCTGCCCAACCTGCTGGCCACCTACGGCATGTTCATGCTGCGTCGCCGCGAGACGTAGGGGGAGGAAGAAGAAAGAGGATGCGAGAGGGGAACCCTTTTTGAAAAAAGGGTTCCCCTCTCGCGCTCTCCCCTCCCCAAAACTTTTAACGGTGACAGGCTGTTATCGTTAGAAGTCTTTGGAAAGGGGGTCCGGGGGGAAACTTTTCTACAGAAAAGTTTCCCCCCGGCGCCTTTTAAAGGTCTCCTTCAGGAAACTGGTTCCAGGGCGCGGGGCAGATGGGCGTGAACCCTCGCGCCTGGGCCACGGCGTCGAGGTGGGCCAGGCCCGCCGGGGCCACGTCCAGGTCCAGCGGCTCGTCCTGGTCCACCCGGTCCACCACGATGAGGTAGTGCTTGCAGGTCGAGCAGGTGTGGATGCGTTCCCGGGGATGCTCGGCCACGGTCAGCACGTCGAGCTTTTCGTGGGAAAGTTCGCCGCACGTCGGGCATTTTAGTCTGGGGAAGCGCCAGAGGTGCCCGCACAGCGAGCAGGAAAGCATGAGCCGTCCCGCCTTGGAGATGAGAAATTCCGACGGGTCCGGCTTGTCCTTGAGCATGCCCATGGTCGGCGGGGAGCCGCACACCGGGCAGGACGCGCGCTGCCACAAGGCGTCGTCGGCCAGGGGGGACAGGGTGGCCGCCGCCCGGCGCAGCACGGCCGCGAGAATCTCGTGGGTCAGGAAGGGCAGGGCGCGGTGGTCCAGGCCCATCTCGCCGGCCAGCAGGACGATGTCTTCCTGGCGGGCGTCGGTATAGGCGGAAAGCAGCGGCTCGACCGTGCGGGGCCCCATGGCCAGCGCCTGGCCAAGCACCGTCGTCTCCCGGGCCAGGGCCGGAAAGATCTCCCCGAGCCGCGGCAACATCAGCTCGGCGGCGGCCAGGAACCCAGGGGCCAGCCGGTGGGCGGGCAAGGCTGCGAGCAGCGGTTCGCCCGCCGCGAACGCATCGGGATCGTGGGGGATTTCCAAGGGGCAGTCGGGCAGCGCGGCGGCAACCTCCCGGCGCAGGGCGGCCAGGGCGGAAAAAGCCGGCAGGATCGCGTCAAGGCCCGTCGCCTCGGCCGGTGTGCAAGCGCTCATGGCTATGGCTCCTTTGAGGAGGGAAGAGGGGCAAGAGGGTGCGAGAGGGGAAACCCTTTAACACGGGTTGTCCCCTCTCGCGCTCTCCCCTTCCTAAAGTTTACAATGGCTACGATTTTCACCGTAACAACTTCATTCTATTAAAAGTCTTTGGAAGGGGGGCCTGGGGGGAGAACCTTTCTGCAAGAAAGGTTTCCCCCCAGTTTCTCCCCACCTCCTCTCTTAACCGCGCATGCGGCCCACGGGCCGGGCCAGCATGGCCAGGAACGCCTGCCGGGTCATGGGACCGCCCTTTTGCTCCCGGCGTTCGGCGTATTCGTGGTAGAGTTTGCGCGGCTCGGTGACGAGGTAGATGACGTTGATGTCGTCCTCGTCGAGAAGCTGCGCCTTGGGGTTCTTTTCCTTGACCTTGGCCAGGGTCTTGTGGGCCAGGTCGAGCATGGCGTCGCGCTCGCCGAAGTTCATGGTGCCGGTGCAGCAGGTGTGGACGCAGGCGGGCTTCATGCCGGCCTGGACCCGGTCGATGCACATGTCGCACTTGCGCACGAGCCCCGTGTCCTCGTCGCGGCGGGGGATGTTGTAGGGGCAGGCGTCGCGCACGTCCCGGGCCTGGTCGATGCTGAGCTCCTTGGTCTTGTCGGTGTAGATGACCGCGCCGGTGGCCTCGTCCTGGACGACGGCGCCTTCCAGGTAGGAGTCCGCCACGTCCTTGCAGGGCGGGTTGATGCAGTGCCGGCACTGGTCCGGGAAGAACAGCCACTGCACGCGGCCGTCGATGACGTGTTCGGCGAAGCGCACCAGTTTATAGTTGAAGGGGGTGAGGTCCGGCGGGTTTTGGTGGGTTCCCCGCTGGCGGGTGGGCACGGCCTTGTTGCCGTGCCATTCCTTGCAGGCGATCTGGCAGCCGCGACAGGCGGTGCAGCGCGAGGTGTCGATGAAAAACGCCTTGGGCATGACCACGCTCCTTTATCGTGACCGGCCGGGGGAGGCTCGTCCCCCGGCCGGAAGCGGGTTTAGACGAAGAGTTCCGTGACCTTGTCCGCCTTGCGCACATTGACCATGCAGGCCTTGTACTCGGGAATGGCGGTATTGGGGTCGGCCACGGACGGGGTCAGCCGGTTTGTGGCGTCGCCGACGCCCGGGGTGGTCCAACCGAAGCAAAACGGCATGCCGACCAGATGCACGGTCTTGCCCTGCACCGTAAGCGGCGTCATGCGCACGGTGACCATGGCGATGGCTTCGACCTTGCCCCGGATGCTTTCGATGACCACGGGGTCGCCGTTTTTGATGCCTTGCTTCTTGGCCAGCACGGGGTCCATCTCCACGTAGAGCTGGGGCTCGGCTTCGAGCAGCACCGGGGTGTTTCTCGTGTCGCCGCCGCCGCACCAGTGCTCGGTCACGCCGTAGGTGGTCAGGACCACGGGGTACTTGGGATCGCCGGGCTTGGCCAGGATGTCCATGTCGCTTTCCGCCAGCAGCATGCAGGGGTTGCTCAGCTGCTTGGAGAAGGGGTTGGCGGCAAGGGGCGTCTCGGCCGGCTCGTAGTGTTCGGGGAAGGGGCCGTCCACCCGGCCGGGGCCGTAGGCCTGGCCGTGGCCCTCGGTCTGCATGATGAAGGGGTACTTGCCCTTGGGGTCGGCCATGGGCGGCCAGCCGCCGTCCGGCACGTCGCCCACCCATTTGCCGTCCTTCCACTCGATGACCGGCTTGTCCGCGCTGAACGGCTTGCCGTTGAGGTCCACGGAAGCGCGGTTGTAGAGGATGCGGCGGTTGACCGGCCAGGCCCAGGAAAAGCCCGGGTAGAGGCCGATGTTGGCCTGCATGGGCGTCTGGGCCGGGTCGCGGCGCTTGGACAGGTTGCCCGAGGGACCGTAGCAGCCGCTGTAGAGCCAGTTGAGGCTGATGGTCGAGCCGTCGTCGGCCAGGGCGACGAAGCTCGCCACCTGTTCGCCCTTTTTATGCGTCTTGTCGCCCACGGTCACGTCGCGGGTGTACCAGCCGTTGATCTTCTTGGCCAAGTAGTCGGCGTCGTAGTGCTCCGGCCAATCCAGGTTGACGACCGGTTCCGGGAAGGCGCCTTTCTCCTTTTTGTAGAGATCGCGCACCCGGTTCATGATTTCCACGACCATCCAGCCCATGGACTTGCTTTCGCCCATGGGTTCGATGCCCTTGTAGTGCCACATGTGCCAGCGGCCGGAGTTGGAGATGGTGCCGTCCTTTTCGCCGCGCTGGCAGGAGGGCAGCAGGAAGACCTCGGTCTTGATGTCCTTGGGATCGACCCCGGGCCGGTGCCAGTAGTCGCTGGTCTCGGTGTTGTGGATTTCGCCCACGACCAGCCAGTCCAGCTTGTCCATGGCTTTGCGGATCTTGCTGGCGTTGGGCATGCTCTGGCAGGGGTTGTGGCCGTAGATGAAGCCGCCGCGCACCTTGCCTTTGTACATGTTGTCGAACAGGAACAGCGTGGAATAGTCCTTGCCCGGTTCGACCTTGGGCATCCAGTCGTAGCCGAAGCCGTTTTCCGGCGTGCCGGCTTCGCCCATCCAGCCCTTGAGCAGGCTCACCATGTACTTGGGCCGGTTGCCCCACCAGTTGGCGCTCTTGGGATCGTGGCTGACCGGCGTGTTGGCCTTCTGGTAATCGGCCAGCGTCGGCCAGTCGGCCCGGGGCACGGGCAGGTAGCCGGGCAGGATGTGCCACAGGATGCAGTGGTCGGTGGAGCCCTGGACGTTGGGCTCGCCGCGAAGGGCGTTGATGCCGCCGCCGGCCACGCCGATGTTGCCGAGAAGCAGCTGGATGATGGCGGCCAGCCGGATGTTCTGCACACCCACCGAATGCTGGGTCCAGCCCAGGGCGTACATGACCGTTCCGGCCTTGCCCGGCTCATGGGTGGCGGCGTAGATGTCGTACACCTTGAGCAGCTTGTCCTTTGGCACGCCCGTGACCGCCGAAACCTTGTCCAGGTTATAGCGGCCGTAGTGCTTCTTCATGAGCTGGTAGACGCAGCGGGGATTTTTGAGCGTCATGTCCCGCTTGGGCACGCCTTCCTTGTCCAGCGCGAAGCCCCATTTCTTGCGGTCGTACTTGCGCGTGGCCGCGTCGTAGCCGGCGAACAGGCCGTCCTTGAAGGAATACCCGTCGCCCACGATGAAGGCCGCGTTGGTGTACTGGACCACGTAATCCTTGTGGATCAGGTCCTTGTCCAGGATGTATTTGACCATGCCGCCCATGAAGGCGATATCCGTGCCGGAGCGAAGCGGCACATGAAAATCGGATCTGGCCGAAGTCCGCGAGAACTTGGGGTCGATATGCATGACCGTCGCCCCGGCGTCCTTGGCCTTGAGCACCCATTTGAAGGAGATGGGGTGGTGCTCGGCTGCGTTGCTGCCCATGATCAGGACAGCGTTGGCGTTCTTGATGTCAATCCAGTGATTCGTCATCGCGCCGCGTCCGAACGACTCTGCCAGAGCCGCTACAGTGGCGCTGTGTCAGACGCGTGCCTGGTGGTCCATGTACACGACCCCCAGGCTGCGAAGCATTTGGTGCGAAACGGAGCATTCCTCGTTGTCCATCTGCGAGGTGCCGAGCTGGAACAGGGTTTCCACCCGGTTGACGGCCTGCCCCTTGTCGTTTTTGAGGATGAAGTCCTTGTCCCGGGTGTCCTTGACCAGCCGGGCGATGCGGCCGAGCACGAAGTCCCAGTCCTTCTCCTCCCACTTGTCGCTGCCGGGCGCCCGGTACTGGGGCTTTTGCAGCCGGTGGGGATTTAGGTGCATGGACAAAAAGGCCGCGCCCTTGGCGCAAAGCGCGCCTTCGCTGACCGGATAATCCGGATCGCCTTCGGAGCTGATCAGCTTGCCGTCCTTGACGGACATGATGATGTTGCAGCCGCAGGAGCAAAAGCCGCAGATGGTCAGAATCTCCTTGCAGCCCTCGATCTTGAGGGGTGCCGCGTAGGCCGCCGCCGGCCGGACGCCAAAGCCCAGGTCCTTTATCCCCAGGCAGACCAGGCCGGCCCCAGTCAGTTTCATGAACCCGCGTCGCGAAATGCCCATACCGCCTCCTTTTTCCGGTTGCGCACGTCCCGGCCGAGGGGCCGGGAACAAACCGCTCTCATTAGATCAGGCACACTATTTTTTAGAAAAAAGGAAAGGTGCCGGCAAAAAAAACCGGATTGCGCAACGGTTGGCACCAACAGTCACGATTTGGTGAGGAAAAATGCGATGATAGGGTGGGAAAATCGTGGAGGATGCTTTTAGGCTATTTTAAATACAGGAGATTTTTTTTTCGCGGTCCTCCAGCAACCGGCCGGAAGCGTGATC includes:
- a CDS encoding MauE/DoxX family redox-associated membrane protein — translated: MGNSCRNLLASVWTYRAVRLALAVFFIVAGTLKLADVHAFVLTIKAFSILPSDAVTPLAVALPVLEIVGGLLLAFDAPGGLAIIGGLLLLFIGVVANAIRQGLDIDCGCYGPGDPEGEVYHGLHTTLWRDLAMLAGVVYCLLWRRVRGRQRFTPATQTP
- a CDS encoding LysM peptidoglycan-binding domain-containing protein, with protein sequence MSMRFPVRILFCLLVGIAISCPALAADQAKKPSDFRGITWGSAPSALPGLKAVERDGDIVHYELPSEKKDLGGITLRRVTYSFFKDRFYHAEIDYKGKDAAKIMEQSLEAKYGLPDAVREKKDADGRPYSVAVWNWPGFAFIGNRYDKDGGHGRVFYFYAPLTDASAKAQGISPAKEPAAAAPAKASKASKAQATDDAGAATGEYETYTIKDGDIISKVANARGLSTRQLLRANPDIDPKKLRPGMTIRIPVKK
- the metX gene encoding homoserine O-acetyltransferase MetX gives rise to the protein MSEYTGHAPSGTSVGRVEKRFFTFAVPPHPLDVDSGRSLGPVTLAYETYGKLDEQATNAVLVLHALTGDSHAAGYYDTADAKPGWWDIMIGPGKPIDTDRYFVICSNVIGGCMGSTGPSSTDPDTGKPYGLTFPVITIGDMVRAQKELVEHLGIKKLLCAIGGSMGGMQVLEWAVRYPDMVRAAVPLATTTKHSALAIAFNEVARQAIMADPKWNCGDYYENDKPGHGLAVARMIGHITYLSDEAMRQKFDRRLQDRCEISFAFDVADFQVESYLRYQGQKFVDRFDANSFLYVTKAADYFNLEAAHGDGSVVAAFAKARCRFLVASFSSDWLYPTYQSRAMVQAMKKNGLDVSFVEIEAKWGHDAFLLPNARLSGMIDRFLDRAAVDAAKEAKESGHAL
- the metW gene encoding methionine biosynthesis protein MetW: MRYDLSVVASWIEPGSKVLDLGCGSGDLLHILSVDKDVRGTGIEAEEGKVTRGIEKGLSIVHGDINEEVRDYPDGSFDYVILSQTLQQVFHPAILIREMLRVGRRGIVSFPNFAYYRIRGQLLFRGRAPVSRELPYEWYDTPNIRVITIRDFRRFCRKEGFAIARETAVSTPHHHEKGWVVKFLPNLLATYGMFMLRRRET
- a CDS encoding formate dehydrogenase accessory protein FdhE, whose product is MSACTPAEATGLDAILPAFSALAALRREVAAALPDCPLEIPHDPDAFAAGEPLLAALPAHRLAPGFLAAAELMLPRLGEIFPALARETTVLGQALAMGPRTVEPLLSAYTDARQEDIVLLAGEMGLDHRALPFLTHEILAAVLRRAAATLSPLADDALWQRASCPVCGSPPTMGMLKDKPDPSEFLISKAGRLMLSCSLCGHLWRFPRLKCPTCGELSHEKLDVLTVAEHPRERIHTCSTCKHYLIVVDRVDQDEPLDLDVAPAGLAHLDAVAQARGFTPICPAPWNQFPEGDL
- a CDS encoding 4Fe-4S dicluster domain-containing protein encodes the protein MPKAFFIDTSRCTACRGCQIACKEWHGNKAVPTRQRGTHQNPPDLTPFNYKLVRFAEHVIDGRVQWLFFPDQCRHCINPPCKDVADSYLEGAVVQDEATGAVIYTDKTKELSIDQARDVRDACPYNIPRRDEDTGLVRKCDMCIDRVQAGMKPACVHTCCTGTMNFGERDAMLDLAHKTLAKVKEKNPKAQLLDEDDINVIYLVTEPRKLYHEYAERREQKGGPMTRQAFLAMLARPVGRMRG
- the fdnG gene encoding formate dehydrogenase-N subunit alpha, which gives rise to MGISRRGFMKLTGAGLVCLGIKDLGFGVRPAAAYAAPLKIEGCKEILTICGFCSCGCNIIMSVKDGKLISSEGDPDYPVSEGALCAKGAAFLSMHLNPHRLQKPQYRAPGSDKWEEKDWDFVLGRIARLVKDTRDKDFILKNDKGQAVNRVETLFQLGTSQMDNEECSVSHQMLRSLGVVYMDHQARVUHSATVAALAESFGRGAMTNHWIDIKNANAVLIMGSNAAEHHPISFKWVLKAKDAGATVMHIDPKFSRTSARSDFHVPLRSGTDIAFMGGMVKYILDKDLIHKDYVVQYTNAAFIVGDGYSFKDGLFAGYDAATRKYDRKKWGFALDKEGVPKRDMTLKNPRCVYQLMKKHYGRYNLDKVSAVTGVPKDKLLKVYDIYAATHEPGKAGTVMYALGWTQHSVGVQNIRLAAIIQLLLGNIGVAGGGINALRGEPNVQGSTDHCILWHILPGYLPVPRADWPTLADYQKANTPVSHDPKSANWWGNRPKYMVSLLKGWMGEAGTPENGFGYDWMPKVEPGKDYSTLFLFDNMYKGKVRGGFIYGHNPCQSMPNASKIRKAMDKLDWLVVGEIHNTETSDYWHRPGVDPKDIKTEVFLLPSCQRGEKDGTISNSGRWHMWHYKGIEPMGESKSMGWMVVEIMNRVRDLYKKEKGAFPEPVVNLDWPEHYDADYLAKKINGWYTRDVTVGDKTHKKGEQVASFVALADDGSTISLNWLYSGCYGPSGNLSKRRDPAQTPMQANIGLYPGFSWAWPVNRRILYNRASVDLNGKPFSADKPVIEWKDGKWVGDVPDGGWPPMADPKGKYPFIMQTEGHGQAYGPGRVDGPFPEHYEPAETPLAANPFSKQLSNPCMLLAESDMDILAKPGDPKYPVVLTTYGVTEHWCGGGDTRNTPVLLEAEPQLYVEMDPVLAKKQGIKNGDPVVIESIRGKVEAIAMVTVRMTPLTVQGKTVHLVGMPFCFGWTTPGVGDATNRLTPSVADPNTAIPEYKACMVNVRKADKVTELFV